Genomic DNA from Bacteroidales bacterium:
CTACGGCGGTGGACAGAAATCTATTCTTGCTGCCAACAACGACATCAATACTATTACACACATGCACCGTATGGGTGGTGTTCTGGATCCGGGTGGATACAGTGGCGACATCGGTTACGACGTCTCGACAGATGGTGGTATGACCTGGACCAACATGGTAGAATGTTACACAGCTACCAATAACGCTGGTGGTGAATATTACACCGACGCTGCCCGCTATCCTAACCACGGCATCATCAATCCGGTTGGTAACACCGATCCCGACGAAGCTTACGTTGCTTTCTTCCTTCCTACGCTTGATGGTACAAACGGTGCCAACTCGTGGGGTGGATACGGATATGGACGCGCTAAAATTAGTGACATAATGGACACTACCAAACATCTGGTTTCTTCCGTTCCTGCCGACAACAAATTCCAATACATCCCCGATGGTTTCACCGTTACTGCTAATGGCGACCTTTGGGCTGCCGACCTCAACCAGGACTGGAGAAGTGGTACATTAGTTTACATGGATGAGATGATCCTCAGCCACGGTATTTGGGACGCTGCTACCGCAACCTACTCTTTTGATCAGATAATGATAGACTGCGAAGTTGCTCCTGATGTAGTACGCCCGGCACACCAGAAAATGGAATTTTCTCCTGACGGACAGATTGGTTACGTCGCAGTTCTGTCTGATGATGGTTCTGTTCCTTTTTCAGCAAACATGTCATATTATCCTATTTTGTGGCGTACCGAAGATGGTGGCCAGACCTGGTCAGACCCTATCCCGGTCACAATAGCCGGTGAAGATGGAATTGTTGAAGTACAAAATTACCTGAGCGATACAGAAATTGGTGAGCTTTATAATCCTCCTGTACCTGAGCGCGACCAGATTCCTTTCACAACTGCTTTCGATTTCGACATTAGCGTTGACGCATGGGGCAACCCGCACATTGGTGTTGTAATTGGTATTTCTGTCGATCCTTACACCATTGCCACTGGTATTTCACCCTCATCACGCTATGCTTTTACGAGCTTATTCCTGCTCTCATCTACCGATATGGGTAACGAAGGCTCATGGTATGGTCACGAGATGGGCCGTCCGGTTTCGTTCCGTGGTACCTTTGGTGCCGACTTTGATGAAGATAACCGTACACAGATTTGTCGTACACACGATGGTACCAAAATGTTTGTAGCATGGCTTGATACCGATACCACTGTTTCTGGATCAAATGACGCTCCCGACATTTGGGTTCGTGGTTTCGACCTGATCGAAAATGCAGCAACTGTTGACGAAAACGGCGCCGCCAGACCCTCCAATGTTACCTGGGGTAGCGAAGGTATGTTCCAGGCCAATTTCTTTGTCATGAGCAACGAAGCTCTCGAAGACGGTACAGGCAACTTTACCATCCCATTCACTTACCAGCAGTATGAAACCATTGATATGCCTACTCAGTATAAATATGTTCAGGACTTTAAATTTAACCAGGCTGATTTTACTGAGGTCGGTATCAATGATGCTCCTGTTGCTAAACAAGAATTTGTAAGTGTTTCGCAAACCATGCCCAACCCGGCTAACTCAGTTGCACGTTTCTATGTTACCCTGGCCGAAGCTGCCACAGTAAACGTTACTGTAACCAATATGATGGGTCAAACCGTACAGGCAATGCCCGCAAACAGACTGCAGGCTGGTGCTAATGAATTGCAAATTAACGTTTCCAACCTTTCTTCAGGTGTGTATTTCTACACTGTAGAAGCAGGCAAAGAAGCTGTTACCAAGAAAATGATTGTGAAGTAAGCTTAGCGCAAGGCGCATGGCGAGGGGATAATACGGTTGCAAAACTGTGTTCCCTTTCACGACATGATACATAAAAAACCGCGGCACTTGTGTCGCGGTTTTTTTTGTGCCTTATCCGTAGCCCAGCCAGTCATGGATGGGTATCTGAAGCGATCAAAACAAATCTTTCTATCAGGGCGTTTACGCCCTTTTAATTTTTCAATGATTTATGGAAAGGGCATAAATGCCCTAATTTTATTCTCCTCCTATCATGTAAACCCAAGTGTAAACGATTAGGCTACGGAATCAAGAGATCTGCAAATCGTAGCCACTTAGAGAGGGGCAGGGGGTGAGGCATAAAATGAAGCTCTCCATGTC
This window encodes:
- a CDS encoding T9SS type A sorting domain-containing protein, whose amino-acid sequence is MRRALLFIMTMVFGFAVMAQNASVKSNIPFEKQNLNNKVSFAPQQSGTTPQEFQIQRPAVYKSTDAVLIIDIGTSANAYSYGYGGGQKSILAANNDINTITHMHRMGGVLDPGGYSGDIGYDVSTDGGMTWTNMVECYTATNNAGGEYYTDAARYPNHGIINPVGNTDPDEAYVAFFLPTLDGTNGANSWGGYGYGRAKISDIMDTTKHLVSSVPADNKFQYIPDGFTVTANGDLWAADLNQDWRSGTLVYMDEMILSHGIWDAATATYSFDQIMIDCEVAPDVVRPAHQKMEFSPDGQIGYVAVLSDDGSVPFSANMSYYPILWRTEDGGQTWSDPIPVTIAGEDGIVEVQNYLSDTEIGELYNPPVPERDQIPFTTAFDFDISVDAWGNPHIGVVIGISVDPYTIATGISPSSRYAFTSLFLLSSTDMGNEGSWYGHEMGRPVSFRGTFGADFDEDNRTQICRTHDGTKMFVAWLDTDTTVSGSNDAPDIWVRGFDLIENAATVDENGAARPSNVTWGSEGMFQANFFVMSNEALEDGTGNFTIPFTYQQYETIDMPTQYKYVQDFKFNQADFTEVGINDAPVAKQEFVSVSQTMPNPANSVARFYVTLAEAATVNVTVTNMMGQTVQAMPANRLQAGANELQINVSNLSSGVYFYTVEAGKEAVTKKMIVK